The following coding sequences lie in one Rutidosis leptorrhynchoides isolate AG116_Rl617_1_P2 chromosome 6, CSIRO_AGI_Rlap_v1, whole genome shotgun sequence genomic window:
- the LOC139856158 gene encoding uncharacterized protein — protein MAGHSSNNNNNNNHNNNNNKNKTTNNVVINNKGKDSGGGGYGWGFGWGWGAGGGGGGGGGGGGGGKRGGGGGGGGGGGGGGGGGWWKWGCRRHTNKKRRQHYVHHGEHRNFNPVGENYYVIGEFAECMGEGQCKGMRLDCPLHCGGPCYYDCVSMCKPHCRHGHH, from the exons atggccggtcactcatccaacaacaataataataacaaccacaacaacaacaacaacaa AAACAAAACTACTAACAATGTAGTTATCAACAATAAAGGAAAAGACAGTGGAGGTGGTGGTTATGGGTGGGGGTTTGGTTGGGGATGGGGCGCTGGTGGCGGCGgcggaggtggtggtggtggtggcggtggaggcaAACGAGGAGGAGGTGGAGGTGGTggtggaggaggaggaggaggaggtggtggtggatggtggaaATGGGGGTGTAGGAGACACACGAACAAGAAAAGGCGTCAGCATTATGTTCATCATGGTGAGCATAGAAACTTTAATCCAGTTGGAGAAAATTATTATGTTATTGGGGAGTTTGCAGAGTGTATGGGAGAAGGGCAGTGTAAAGGAATGAGATTGGACTGTCCGCTTCATTGTGGCGGgccgtgttactacgactgcgttaGTATGTGCAAACCTCATTGTCGCCATGGCCATCACTAA
- the LOC139853399 gene encoding E3 ubiquitin-protein ligase RSL1-like has product MGNVNQTLQHNPHPDHQQTEHQQQQLSSSTTFTCEICIQPVTLPNTKFRNSNKCVHPICTDCMIKYIQVKLQDNVSDIKCPSSTCDHSLDPLCCRPKIPHQVFDKWCDVLCESFVLGFDRVYCPNRNCSALVVNECGNDAGNLKRCMCPNCKQPFCFKCKVPWHAGYRCEESGVTRDVNDIAFDILSEQKKWMRCPVCRHCVELVKGCYQVRCRYTTIPVI; this is encoded by the coding sequence ATGGGGAATGTAAATCAAACTCTCCAACACAATCCACACCCTGATCATCAACAAACTGAACACCAGCAGCAACAgttatcatcatcaacaacattCACTTGTGAAATTTGCATACAGCCGGTGACACTACCCAACACAAAATTTAGAAACAGTAACAAATGTGTTCACCCAATCTGCACTGATTGTATGATCAAGTACATTCAAGTGAAGCTACAAGATAACGTATCTGATATCAAGTGTCCATCCTCAACTTGTGATCACTCGTTAGACCCATTATGTTGTCGACCCAAAATTCCACACCAGGTGTTTGATAAATGGTGTGATGTGTTATGTGAGTCTTTTGTGTTAGGATTTGATAGGGTTTATTGTCCTAATAGAAATTGTTCCGCCTTGGTTGTTAATGAATGTGGTAATGATGCTGGTAATTTGAAACGATGTATGTGTCCGAATTGCAAGCAACCTTTTTGCTTTAAGTGTAAAGTTCCTTGGCATGCTGGTTATAGGTGCGAAGAAAGTGGGGTGACGAGGGACGTAAACGATATCGCGTTTGATATTCTTTCTGAGCAGAAAAAGTGGATGAGGTGCCCTGTTTGTCGACATTGTGTTGAGCTTGTTAAAGGTTGCTACCAGGTTCGTTGCAGGTATACAACCATACCCGTTATCTAA